One Microbacterium sp. No. 7 genomic window carries:
- a CDS encoding DUF3159 domain-containing protein → MSDERRAADDDAGSPGEAEPTASELIGQALGQAARRAGLDPAKETQAGAVVWSAMGGWRGVAEAVLPGLLFVVLYTITEDLVLSLAVSVGSAAVFTVVRLAQRSPLGSALGGLLAAAAAAALALLTGRGEDNFVPGLITNAVYGTAFLVSALIGWSLIGLAAGFLMNEGTAWRQDPGKRRVFFWLAIAWAGLFYVRLAVQLPLYLAGDVTLLGTLKLVMGLPLFAPLVAVTWLAVRSVYARDRA, encoded by the coding sequence ATGAGCGACGAGCGGCGCGCGGCGGACGACGACGCCGGGTCGCCCGGCGAGGCGGAGCCCACGGCATCCGAGCTGATCGGCCAGGCGCTGGGGCAGGCCGCCCGCAGAGCCGGCCTCGACCCCGCCAAGGAGACGCAGGCGGGCGCCGTCGTGTGGTCGGCGATGGGCGGCTGGCGCGGCGTGGCCGAGGCCGTGCTGCCCGGGCTCCTGTTCGTCGTCCTCTACACGATCACCGAGGACCTCGTCCTCTCGCTCGCGGTCTCGGTCGGCTCCGCCGCGGTCTTCACCGTCGTCCGGCTCGCGCAGCGGTCGCCCTTGGGCTCCGCGCTCGGCGGCCTGCTCGCCGCGGCCGCCGCGGCGGCGCTGGCGCTGCTCACGGGCCGCGGCGAGGACAACTTCGTGCCGGGCCTGATCACGAACGCGGTGTACGGGACGGCCTTCCTGGTGTCGGCGTTGATCGGCTGGTCGCTCATCGGCCTGGCCGCCGGCTTCCTGATGAACGAGGGCACGGCCTGGCGGCAGGACCCGGGCAAGCGGCGCGTGTTCTTCTGGCTGGCCATCGCGTGGGCGGGACTGTTCTACGTGCGGCTTGCGGTGCAGCTGCCGCTGTACCTCGCGGGCGACGTGACGCTGCTGGGAACCCTCAAGCTCGTCATGGGGCTGCCGCTGTTCGCCCCCCTCGTCGCGGTGACGTGGCTGGCCGTGCGGTCGGTCTACGCGAGAGACCGTGCGTGA
- a CDS encoding DUF3710 domain-containing protein, with translation MSEISTAKSAPADRASDGPFDESEANPVRPYIDVGGIKVLPREGLNLRLEVEEQSKRIVAVGLDYAGSTLQVQAFAAPRSSGLWHETRDQIGQQIRQQGGRAEEREGPLGPELLAEVPVAGEGGPGKRVARFVGVDGPRWFLRGVIGGAATTEPAAAAQVEDLFRSLVVVRGSAPMPPRDLIPLKMPVAPGVA, from the coding sequence ATGAGCGAGATTTCCACGGCCAAGTCGGCGCCCGCCGACCGGGCCAGCGACGGTCCCTTCGACGAGTCCGAGGCGAACCCGGTTCGCCCCTACATCGACGTCGGCGGCATCAAGGTGCTGCCGCGCGAGGGGCTCAACCTGCGGCTCGAGGTGGAGGAGCAGTCGAAGCGGATCGTCGCCGTCGGCCTCGACTACGCCGGCTCGACGCTGCAGGTGCAGGCGTTCGCGGCGCCGCGCTCGTCGGGACTGTGGCACGAGACGCGCGACCAGATCGGCCAGCAGATCCGCCAGCAGGGCGGACGCGCGGAGGAGCGCGAGGGCCCGCTCGGCCCGGAGCTCCTCGCGGAGGTGCCCGTCGCCGGCGAGGGCGGGCCGGGCAAGCGCGTCGCGCGCTTCGTCGGCGTCGACGGGCCGCGCTGGTTCCTGCGCGGCGTGATCGGGGGCGCCGCGACGACCGAGCCGGCGGCGGCCGCCCAGGTGGAGGACCTCTTCCGCTCGCTCGTCGTCGTGCGCGGCAGCGCGCCCATGCCGCCGCGCGACCTCATCCCGCTCAAGATGCCCGTGGCGCCCGGCGTCGCATGA
- the dut gene encoding dUTP diphosphatase — MIDSVDLPIIAPHLPVYAHPGDAGADLVATEPVRLEPGQRALVGTGVRIALPEGYAAFIVPRSGLAAQHGITIVNAPGTVDAGYRGEIKVALLNTDAAEAFDIAPGDRIAQMIIMPVTRARFVPVDELPGSDRGEGGFGSTGYQSGAHS, encoded by the coding sequence GTGATCGATTCGGTGGACCTCCCCATTATCGCGCCGCATCTGCCCGTGTACGCCCATCCGGGGGACGCGGGAGCGGATCTGGTCGCGACGGAGCCGGTGCGCCTCGAGCCCGGCCAGCGTGCGCTCGTCGGCACGGGCGTGCGCATCGCGCTGCCCGAGGGGTACGCGGCCTTCATCGTGCCGCGCAGCGGCCTCGCCGCCCAGCACGGCATCACGATCGTCAACGCGCCGGGAACGGTGGACGCCGGATACCGCGGCGAGATCAAGGTCGCGCTGCTCAACACCGACGCCGCCGAGGCCTTCGACATCGCGCCCGGCGATCGGATCGCGCAGATGATCATCATGCCCGTGACGCGGGCACGGTTCGTCCCGGTCGACGAGCTGCCCGGAAGCGATCGCGGCGAGGGCGGGTTCGGTTCGACCGGCTATCAGTCAGGAGCACACTCATGA
- a CDS encoding DUF3093 domain-containing protein, whose amino-acid sequence MHISDATASTAPRQAAAPYRERLSPSLWMVVSAALAGPMLAVVFAPIGTLPAVAIGLAAALLVVVLLVAGSPVVTVADGELRVGRAHIGLDLLGTPVALEGEEARTARGPGLRRDAWHLLRGGIDGVVRVPVEDDRDPVGEWVFSSRTPERVVAAISLGRRTG is encoded by the coding sequence ATGCACATCTCCGATGCCACCGCCAGCACCGCTCCCAGGCAAGCCGCGGCTCCGTACCGGGAGCGCCTCAGCCCGTCGCTGTGGATGGTCGTCAGCGCCGCCCTCGCGGGCCCGATGCTCGCCGTCGTGTTCGCCCCCATCGGCACGCTGCCGGCGGTCGCCATCGGCCTCGCGGCGGCCCTGCTCGTCGTGGTGCTGCTGGTCGCCGGCTCCCCCGTCGTGACCGTCGCCGACGGCGAGCTCCGCGTCGGACGCGCGCACATCGGGCTCGACCTGCTCGGCACGCCCGTCGCCCTCGAGGGCGAGGAGGCGCGCACCGCGCGCGGCCCGGGACTGCGGCGCGACGCCTGGCACCTGCTGCGGGGCGGCATCGACGGCGTCGTGCGCGTGCCGGTCGAGGACGATCGCGACCCGGTCGGCGAATGGGTGTTCTCGTCGCGCACGCCCGAGCGCGTCGTCGCGGCGATCAGCCTCGGGCGCCGAACGGGCTGA
- a CDS encoding DUF4193 domain-containing protein, whose protein sequence is MATDYDAPRKTEDDSESIEALKERVPDKLSGSVDVEDADNPSGFELPGADLSDLELDVVVLPPQEDEFTCIECFLVKHRTQIDHETANGAICTECAG, encoded by the coding sequence ATGGCCACCGACTACGACGCACCGCGTAAGACCGAAGACGACAGCGAATCCATCGAGGCGCTCAAGGAGCGCGTTCCCGACAAGCTGTCCGGCTCGGTCGATGTGGAGGACGCCGACAACCCCTCGGGTTTCGAGCTTCCGGGCGCCGACCTCTCGGACCTCGAGCTCGACGTCGTCGTGCTCCCCCCGCAGGAGGACGAGTTCACGTGCATCGAGTGCTTCCTCGTGAAGCACCGCACCCAGATCGACCATGAGACGGCGAACGGCGCCATCTGCACGGAGTGCGCGGGCTGA
- the sepH gene encoding septation protein SepH: MEQLKVVGTEEGALVLVNESGDRFSLAVDDALRRHLRASQRAAEPRRARANPRDIQSRIRAGLSAEEVAEVLGVGIDDVRRYEAPVLAEREHIVGQALSIPVLLGADLEPDAQPTFGSAVQAKLAEAGASDQRWTSWKDESGWTIKLEFVADDVHHDARWGFDPKHTSLTPQNHDAIQLSRQGSLPEGLIPRLRALDAPPAKDTSRFDSGAFGPRRTPAPDADAVVPEAPVPVSAAVQEAAIKRASDDVTTSAETADLLEALRRRRGQREPMPHDDDEHDDGRDEEHEAFLALFDTLDEDALDDEEAVAPKPAREHANRPADDTPQPEPSRKRGRTSMPSWDEIVFGARSEDNGG, from the coding sequence ATGGAACAGCTCAAAGTCGTCGGAACCGAGGAAGGCGCGCTCGTTCTCGTGAACGAGTCGGGAGATCGCTTCTCGCTCGCGGTCGACGACGCCCTCCGCCGGCATCTCCGCGCGTCGCAGCGCGCCGCCGAGCCCCGCCGCGCCCGCGCCAACCCGCGCGACATCCAGTCGCGCATCCGTGCCGGCCTGTCGGCGGAGGAGGTCGCCGAGGTGCTCGGCGTCGGCATCGACGACGTGCGCCGCTACGAGGCCCCCGTGCTCGCCGAGCGCGAGCACATCGTGGGACAGGCGCTCTCCATCCCCGTGCTGCTCGGCGCCGACCTCGAGCCCGACGCGCAGCCCACCTTCGGTTCCGCAGTGCAGGCCAAGCTCGCCGAGGCGGGCGCGTCGGACCAGCGCTGGACGAGCTGGAAGGACGAGTCGGGCTGGACGATCAAGCTCGAGTTCGTCGCCGACGACGTGCACCACGACGCCCGCTGGGGCTTCGACCCCAAGCACACGAGCCTCACGCCGCAGAACCACGACGCGATCCAGCTGTCGCGCCAGGGGTCGCTGCCCGAGGGCCTCATCCCGCGGCTGCGCGCCCTCGACGCGCCGCCCGCCAAGGACACCTCGCGATTCGACAGCGGCGCGTTCGGGCCGCGCCGCACGCCGGCCCCCGATGCCGACGCCGTCGTCCCGGAGGCGCCCGTGCCCGTCTCGGCCGCCGTGCAGGAGGCCGCGATCAAGCGCGCCAGCGACGACGTCACGACCTCGGCCGAGACGGCCGACCTGCTCGAGGCGCTGCGGCGGCGGCGCGGACAGCGCGAGCCCATGCCCCATGACGACGACGAGCACGACGACGGTCGGGACGAGGAGCACGAGGCCTTCCTCGCGCTCTTCGACACGCTCGACGAGGACGCGCTCGACGACGAGGAGGCCGTCGCCCCCAAACCGGCGCGCGAGCACGCCAACCGTCCCGCCGACGACACGCCGCAGCCGGAGCCGAGCCGCAAGCGCGGCCGCACGTCGATGCCCTCGTGGGACGAGATCGTCTTCGGCGCACGCAGCGAGGACAACGGCGGCTGA
- a CDS encoding alkaline phosphatase family protein — MTASLPAPPAPGRSLTGVLPDMLSALGGTSARLAPARSAIAVVVDGLGRANLTARSGHARFLTQRMGKRDTVRTVFPSTTAAALTSLLTGEEPGAHGLVGYRVRVPGTDATPNLLRGWETDGLDPLTFPRAEPLFARESAHGRPCFVVTKRLYEGTGFTAATQRGAAFVGEDDLVARLAAAADVAARHDGALVYAYVPELDAIGHARGWQSDEWLAALELVDDAARAMDAALPADVGVLVTADHGMVDVPRHRQILLGDSDPLLEGVRLIAGEPRMLHLYADPGAEAAVAARWREAESSRAWVLTRAEAIGAGLFGDRVDAEVLPRIGDVLVAARADVVYYDDRLADKKPQRMIGQHGSLTDQEQIVPLIRLGAFAR; from the coding sequence ATGACCGCCAGCCTACCCGCGCCTCCCGCACCCGGCCGGAGCCTCACCGGTGTTCTGCCCGACATGCTGTCGGCACTCGGCGGGACCTCCGCCCGCCTGGCGCCCGCCCGCTCCGCGATCGCCGTGGTCGTCGACGGCCTCGGTCGCGCCAATCTCACGGCGCGCAGCGGCCATGCGCGCTTCCTCACGCAGCGCATGGGCAAGCGCGACACCGTGCGCACCGTCTTCCCGTCGACGACGGCGGCGGCCCTCACGAGCCTGCTCACGGGGGAGGAGCCCGGCGCGCACGGCCTCGTCGGGTATCGCGTGCGCGTTCCCGGCACGGATGCCACGCCCAACCTGCTGCGCGGCTGGGAGACCGACGGGCTGGACCCGCTCACCTTCCCGCGCGCCGAGCCGCTGTTCGCGCGCGAGAGCGCGCACGGCCGGCCGTGCTTCGTCGTGACCAAGAGGCTCTACGAGGGCACGGGGTTCACGGCGGCGACCCAGCGCGGCGCCGCGTTCGTCGGCGAGGACGACCTCGTCGCTCGGCTCGCCGCGGCGGCCGACGTCGCCGCGCGGCACGACGGCGCCCTGGTCTACGCCTACGTGCCCGAGCTCGATGCGATCGGCCACGCGCGCGGCTGGCAGAGCGACGAGTGGCTCGCGGCACTGGAGCTCGTGGACGACGCGGCGCGGGCGATGGACGCGGCGCTGCCGGCCGACGTGGGCGTGCTCGTCACCGCCGATCACGGCATGGTCGACGTGCCCCGGCACCGGCAGATCCTGCTGGGCGACAGCGATCCGCTGCTGGAGGGCGTGCGGCTCATCGCCGGCGAGCCGCGCATGCTGCACCTCTACGCCGATCCCGGCGCCGAGGCCGCCGTGGCGGCACGCTGGCGCGAGGCGGAGTCGTCGCGCGCGTGGGTGCTCACGCGGGCGGAGGCGATCGGCGCAGGCCTGTTCGGCGACCGGGTGGATGCCGAGGTGCTGCCGCGCATCGGCGACGTGCTCGTCGCCGCGCGCGCGGACGTCGTCTACTACGACGATCGGCTCGCCGACAAGAAGCCGCAGCGCATGATCGGCCAGCACGGCTCGCTCACCGACCAGGAGCAGATCGTTCCGCTGATCCGCCTGGGCGCGTTCGCGCGGTAG
- a CDS encoding DNA gyrase/topoisomerase IV subunit A: MAASRSDSTPADHGRIEDIDVAAEMQGSYLEYAYSVIYSRALPDARDGLKPVQRRILYQMAELGLRPDRGHVKSARVVGEVMGKLHPHGDAPIYDALVRLAQDFALRVPLVDGHGNFGSLDDGPAAPRYTEARLAPAALALTENLDEDVVDFVPNYDGQFQQPDVLPAAFPNLLVNGATGIAVGMATNMAPHNLIEVVAAAIHLLEHPDATLDELMEFVPGPDLPSGGVIVGLDGIKDAYATGRGTFRTRAKVQVESLGPRRTGIVVSELPYMVGPERVIEKIKDAVNAKKLAGISDVTDLTDRKHGLRLVIGIKTGFDPNAVLEQLYRLTPMEDSFGINNNALVGGQPQTLGLVALLRVYLDHRIEVVTRRSRFRLARRKERLHLVEGLLIAILDIDEVIQVIRTSDDGEQARTRLMEVFDLSQPQAEYILELRLRRLTKFSRIELEAERDALLAEIAQLEELLGSDALLRGQVARELQAAADTFGTPRRTLLLNGSPVTARTRAAAPADLQIADAPCRVFLSATGRMVRAELSDDAGGGIVTPARRSKHDAIRAAVDTTTRGDVGAVTSAGRLVRFSPVDLPSVPGNSVQPAAGTGADQYLGLSGAEHVVAIVPLTGESPIALGTAQGVVKRVSASELQNKPDVEIIALKDGDRVVGAAVAPDAAELVFVTSDAQLLRFDAAAVRPQGRAAGGMAGVRVTPGERAIAFTALTASDETVVVTVAGSSQAIAGTDAGSAKVSAFAEFPAKGRATGGVRAQRFLKGEDTLTVAWVGTQPRAVAADGAVRALPEAGAKRDASGTALDAVVSAVGTVVA; encoded by the coding sequence ATGGCCGCATCGCGCTCCGACTCCACGCCCGCAGACCACGGACGCATCGAGGACATCGATGTCGCCGCCGAGATGCAGGGGTCGTATCTCGAGTACGCCTACTCGGTCATCTACTCGCGCGCCCTCCCCGACGCGCGCGACGGCCTGAAGCCGGTGCAGCGGCGCATCCTGTACCAGATGGCCGAGCTCGGCCTGCGCCCCGACCGCGGCCACGTCAAGAGCGCCCGCGTCGTCGGCGAGGTGATGGGAAAGCTGCACCCGCACGGCGACGCGCCGATCTACGACGCGCTCGTGCGCCTCGCGCAGGACTTCGCGCTGCGCGTGCCGCTCGTCGACGGCCACGGCAACTTCGGATCCCTCGACGACGGCCCCGCCGCGCCGCGCTACACGGAGGCGCGGCTCGCTCCGGCGGCGCTCGCGCTCACCGAGAACCTCGACGAGGACGTCGTCGACTTCGTGCCGAACTACGACGGCCAGTTCCAGCAGCCCGACGTGCTGCCCGCCGCCTTCCCCAACCTGCTCGTCAACGGGGCGACCGGCATCGCGGTGGGCATGGCGACGAACATGGCGCCGCACAACCTCATCGAGGTCGTCGCCGCCGCGATCCACCTGCTCGAGCACCCCGACGCGACGCTCGACGAGCTCATGGAGTTCGTCCCCGGCCCCGACCTGCCCAGCGGCGGCGTCATCGTCGGCCTCGACGGCATCAAGGACGCCTACGCGACGGGACGGGGCACGTTCCGCACCCGCGCGAAGGTGCAGGTCGAGTCGCTCGGCCCGCGCCGCACCGGCATCGTCGTCAGCGAGCTGCCCTACATGGTCGGTCCCGAGCGCGTGATCGAGAAGATCAAGGATGCCGTGAACGCGAAGAAGCTCGCGGGCATCTCCGACGTCACCGATCTCACCGACCGTAAGCACGGCCTGCGGCTCGTGATCGGCATCAAGACGGGCTTCGACCCGAACGCCGTGCTGGAGCAGCTCTACCGGCTCACGCCGATGGAGGACTCCTTCGGCATCAACAACAACGCCCTGGTCGGCGGCCAGCCGCAGACGCTCGGCCTCGTCGCGCTGCTGCGGGTGTATCTCGACCACCGCATCGAGGTCGTGACGCGGCGCAGCCGGTTCCGCCTCGCGCGCCGCAAGGAACGGCTGCACCTCGTCGAGGGACTGCTCATCGCGATCCTCGACATCGACGAGGTCATCCAGGTGATCCGCACCTCCGACGACGGCGAGCAGGCGCGCACGCGCCTCATGGAGGTCTTCGACCTCTCCCAGCCGCAGGCCGAGTACATCCTCGAGCTGCGCCTGCGCCGGCTCACCAAGTTCTCGCGCATCGAGCTGGAGGCCGAGCGCGATGCCCTGCTCGCCGAGATCGCACAGCTCGAGGAGCTGCTCGGCAGCGACGCGCTGCTGCGCGGCCAGGTCGCGCGCGAGCTGCAGGCCGCGGCCGACACGTTCGGCACGCCGCGACGCACGCTGCTGCTCAACGGATCGCCCGTGACCGCCCGCACGCGCGCCGCCGCGCCGGCCGACCTGCAGATCGCCGACGCGCCGTGCCGCGTCTTCCTCTCGGCGACGGGACGCATGGTGCGGGCCGAGCTCTCCGACGATGCCGGCGGCGGCATCGTGACGCCCGCGCGCCGTTCGAAGCACGACGCGATCCGCGCCGCGGTCGACACGACCACGCGCGGCGACGTGGGCGCCGTGACGAGCGCCGGCCGTCTCGTGCGCTTCTCCCCCGTCGATCTGCCGTCGGTCCCGGGCAACTCGGTGCAGCCGGCCGCCGGCACGGGCGCCGACCAGTACCTCGGCCTGTCGGGCGCGGAGCATGTCGTCGCGATCGTCCCGCTCACGGGCGAGAGCCCCATCGCGCTCGGCACCGCGCAGGGCGTCGTCAAGCGCGTGTCGGCGAGCGAGCTGCAGAACAAGCCCGACGTCGAGATCATCGCGCTCAAGGACGGCGACCGCGTGGTCGGCGCCGCCGTCGCGCCCGACGCCGCGGAGCTCGTCTTCGTGACCTCCGACGCACAGCTGCTGCGCTTCGACGCCGCGGCCGTGCGCCCGCAGGGCCGCGCCGCCGGCGGCATGGCCGGCGTGCGCGTGACGCCGGGAGAGCGGGCCATCGCGTTCACCGCGCTCACGGCATCCGACGAGACCGTCGTCGTGACCGTCGCCGGCTCGTCGCAGGCGATCGCGGGCACCGACGCGGGGTCGGCCAAGGTCTCGGCCTTCGCTGAGTTCCCCGCCAAGGGGCGCGCCACGGGCGGCGTGCGCGCCCAGCGCTTCCTCAAGGGAGAAGACACGCTCACGGTCGCCTGGGTCGGCACGCAGCCGCGCGCCGTCGCCGCCGACGGCGCGGTGCGCGCGCTCCCGGAGGCCGGCGCGAAGCGCGACGCCTCGGGCACGGCCCTCGACGCCGTCGTCTCGGCCGTCGGCACCGTCGTCGCGTGA
- a CDS encoding DNA gyrase/topoisomerase IV subunit B, with protein MTAEYSAHHLQVLEGLEAVRKRPGMYIGSTDSRGLMHCAWEIIDNSVDEALAGHGDRIDIVLHADGSVEVRDRARGIPVDVEPRTGLTGVEVVFTKLHAGGKFGGGSYQASGGLHGVGASVVNALSERLDVEVDRGGKTYAMSFRRGEPGIFDGPAPDSPFTPFERESELRIVGKAPRGATGTRIRYWADRQIFTRDAAFHLDELEQRARQTAFLVPGLQIELLDERGEEHVSTSFRYDGGISEFADYLAPDGAVTDTWRLTGSGTFTETVPVLQPSGAMVPTEVSRECVVDIALRWGTGYDTVTRSFVNIIATPKGGTHVAGFEQGVMKVLRDQVQQKARSLKVGAGEKLEKDDILAGLTTVLTVSLPEPQFEGQTKEVLGTPAVRQIVSNIVTRELSARFTSTKREDKAQTALVLDKVVSEMKARISARTHKETQRRKNALESSSLPAKLADCRTNDVAESELFIVEGDSALGTAKRARNSDFQALLPIRGKILNVQKATISDMLGNAECAAIIQTIGAGSGRSFDLDAARYGKIILMSDADVDGAHIRTLLLTLFFRYMRPLIEAGRVYAAVPPLHRVVVVNPGSKPNETIYTYSEQELHALLARLSKGNKRWQEPVQRYKGLGEMDADQLATTTMERAGRTLRRVRVEDAEAAATVFELLMGSDVAPRRDFIVDAAARLERERIDA; from the coding sequence GTGACCGCCGAATACTCCGCCCACCACCTGCAGGTGCTCGAAGGCCTCGAGGCCGTGCGCAAGCGCCCGGGCATGTACATCGGGTCGACCGACTCCCGCGGACTCATGCACTGCGCCTGGGAGATCATCGACAACTCGGTCGACGAGGCCCTCGCGGGACACGGCGACCGCATCGACATCGTGCTGCACGCCGACGGCAGCGTCGAGGTGCGCGACCGCGCCCGCGGCATCCCCGTCGACGTCGAGCCGCGCACGGGCCTCACAGGCGTCGAGGTCGTGTTCACCAAGCTGCACGCGGGCGGCAAGTTCGGCGGCGGCTCGTACCAGGCCTCGGGCGGCCTGCACGGCGTGGGCGCCTCGGTCGTCAACGCCCTGTCCGAGCGCCTCGACGTCGAGGTCGATCGCGGCGGCAAGACCTATGCCATGTCGTTCCGGCGCGGCGAGCCCGGCATCTTCGACGGGCCCGCGCCCGACTCGCCCTTCACGCCGTTCGAGCGCGAGAGCGAGCTGCGGATCGTCGGCAAGGCGCCGCGGGGGGCGACGGGCACCCGCATCCGCTACTGGGCCGACCGGCAGATCTTCACGCGCGACGCCGCCTTTCATCTCGACGAGCTGGAGCAGCGCGCGCGGCAGACGGCGTTCCTCGTGCCCGGTCTGCAGATCGAACTGCTCGATGAGCGCGGCGAGGAGCACGTCTCCACGAGCTTCCGCTACGACGGCGGCATCTCGGAGTTCGCCGACTACCTCGCCCCCGACGGGGCGGTGACCGACACGTGGCGCCTGACCGGATCGGGCACGTTCACCGAGACCGTTCCCGTGCTGCAGCCGAGCGGTGCGATGGTGCCGACCGAGGTGTCGCGCGAGTGCGTCGTCGACATCGCTCTGCGCTGGGGCACCGGCTACGACACCGTCACGCGATCGTTCGTGAACATCATTGCCACGCCCAAGGGCGGCACGCACGTCGCGGGCTTCGAGCAGGGCGTCATGAAGGTGCTGCGCGACCAGGTGCAGCAGAAGGCCCGCTCGCTCAAGGTCGGCGCGGGGGAGAAGCTCGAGAAAGACGACATTCTCGCCGGTCTCACCACGGTGCTCACCGTGAGCCTGCCCGAGCCGCAGTTCGAGGGGCAGACGAAGGAAGTGCTCGGCACGCCCGCGGTCCGGCAGATCGTGTCGAACATCGTGACCCGCGAGCTCTCGGCGCGGTTCACGTCGACCAAGCGCGAGGACAAGGCGCAGACGGCGCTCGTGCTCGACAAGGTCGTCTCCGAGATGAAGGCGCGCATCTCGGCGCGCACGCACAAGGAGACGCAGCGCCGCAAGAACGCGCTGGAGTCGTCGTCGCTGCCCGCCAAGCTCGCCGACTGCCGCACGAACGACGTCGCCGAGTCGGAGCTGTTCATCGTCGAGGGCGACTCGGCGCTCGGCACCGCGAAGAGGGCGCGCAACAGCGACTTCCAGGCGCTGCTGCCCATCCGCGGAAAGATCCTCAACGTGCAGAAGGCGACGATCAGCGACATGCTGGGCAACGCCGAGTGCGCCGCGATCATCCAGACCATCGGCGCCGGGTCGGGCCGCTCGTTCGACCTCGACGCCGCGCGCTACGGCAAGATCATCCTGATGAGCGACGCCGACGTCGACGGCGCCCACATCCGCACGCTGCTGCTGACCCTCTTCTTCCGCTACATGCGACCCCTCATCGAGGCCGGCCGCGTCTACGCCGCGGTGCCGCCGCTGCACCGCGTCGTCGTGGTGAACCCGGGCTCGAAGCCGAACGAGACGATCTACACCTACAGCGAGCAGGAGCTGCACGCGCTGCTGGCCCGGTTGTCGAAGGGCAACAAGCGCTGGCAGGAGCCCGTGCAGCGCTACAAGGGACTGGGCGAGATGGACGCCGACCAGCTCGCCACCACGACGATGGAGCGCGCCGGCCGCACGCTGCGCCGCGTGCGCGTCGAGGACGCCGAGGCCGCGGCCACGGTGTTCGAGCTGCTCATGGGGAGCGACGTGGCCCCGCGCCGCGACTTCATCGTCGACGCCGCCGCCCGCCTGGAGCGCGAGCGCATCGACGCGTGA
- a CDS encoding DUF7455 domain-containing protein: MSISTTTETAPLAYRLTATDRCDSCGAQAYIAAEVSGSELLFCAHHGRKYEEKLRAVATSWHDETARLLD, from the coding sequence ATGAGCATCTCAACGACGACGGAGACCGCCCCCCTCGCCTACCGGCTCACCGCGACCGATCGCTGTGACTCGTGCGGCGCACAGGCGTACATCGCCGCAGAGGTGAGCGGCAGCGAGCTGCTGTTCTGCGCCCACCACGGCCGCAAGTACGAGGAGAAGCTGCGCGCGGTGGCGACCAGCTGGCACGACGAGACGGCGCGCCTGCTGGACTGA
- a CDS encoding sugar-transfer associated ATP-grasp domain-containing protein — MGQSGIRLGYLVERAASLRVGNLVEFARQSRRVTRKPVPLLIADMLWCSTRYELGFRDYAMWDFATLSRAERATWMTHPKSHRLNVAVNAPEERVWFSDKVRFYERFADVIGREWLDLRVAGDAALRDFVSRHARAVVKPSDGVGGGGVELIDIPAGTDPEALRHELVERGQVLMDAVIAQHETMSALYPGAVNTVRMITFLAPDDRLHVLAAVLRIGNGAAVDNFASGGMFTLLDENGVAPLPAVDKRGTVYDLHPVTGTRIAGFAVPHFDRVLALLEDAARRVPGVPYVGWDIAITPDGPVLIEGNHNSSVFQTPPSVSGVKTGLLPVYRAATGVDL; from the coding sequence GTGGGACAGTCCGGCATCCGCCTCGGTTATCTCGTCGAGCGCGCCGCGTCGCTGCGCGTGGGCAACCTCGTCGAGTTCGCGCGCCAGTCGCGACGCGTGACCCGCAAGCCCGTGCCGCTGCTCATCGCCGACATGCTGTGGTGCTCCACCCGATACGAGCTGGGGTTCCGCGACTACGCGATGTGGGACTTCGCGACGCTCTCCCGCGCCGAGCGCGCGACGTGGATGACGCACCCGAAGTCGCACCGGCTCAACGTCGCCGTCAACGCGCCCGAGGAGCGGGTGTGGTTCAGCGACAAGGTGCGCTTCTACGAGAGGTTCGCCGACGTGATCGGGCGCGAGTGGCTCGACCTGCGCGTCGCCGGCGACGCGGCGCTGCGCGACTTCGTCTCGCGGCACGCGCGTGCCGTCGTCAAGCCGTCCGACGGCGTCGGCGGCGGGGGCGTCGAGCTCATCGACATCCCCGCGGGCACCGACCCCGAGGCGCTGCGCCACGAGCTCGTCGAGCGCGGGCAGGTGCTCATGGATGCCGTCATCGCGCAGCACGAGACGATGTCGGCGCTCTACCCGGGCGCCGTCAACACCGTGCGCATGATCACGTTCCTGGCGCCCGACGACCGGCTGCACGTGCTCGCCGCGGTGCTGCGCATCGGCAACGGCGCGGCTGTGGACAACTTCGCGAGCGGCGGCATGTTCACACTGCTCGACGAGAACGGCGTCGCGCCACTGCCCGCCGTGGACAAGCGCGGCACGGTGTACGACCTGCACCCCGTGACCGGGACGCGCATCGCGGGCTTCGCCGTGCCGCACTTCGACCGCGTGCTCGCACTGCTCGAAGACGCCGCCCGTCGCGTGCCGGGCGTGCCGTACGTCGGCTGGGACATCGCGATCACCCCCGACGGGCCGGTGCTCATCGAGGGCAATCACAACTCCAGCGTCTTCCAGACGCCGCCGAGCGTGTCCGGCGTCAAGACCGGTCTGCTGCCGGTCTATCGCGCGGCGACCGGCGTGGACCTCTGA